A part of Capsicum annuum cultivar UCD-10X-F1 chromosome 6, UCD10Xv1.1, whole genome shotgun sequence genomic DNA contains:
- the LOC107874426 gene encoding uncharacterized serine-rich protein C215.13-like — translation MEMECHGEKNKRSFSYNIGDQKLRLIDISSEEDCLIDSPLFDSLEDLRLSVTWDNINENGQSSNLSRTAAKKDKSTQVNQQNELKHLSAASIQPGRPSYLCKSSAWDNAFFTSAGLLDPYELSSMNKELDTLEDHPLPFILEDVHARRPVLPSISTIGTGSRDMIDHGLVSKRKNINDARADRSKTQKPSKRTECDSLELKLPKVPRASKSASTWQSKLLSPHTYSVDIGCRKRTGPGRDLMVTNSTAHSSITSCPLYATSAYSRKRGETGKTKLSASDSRSKTLIRSSAKSKKFESLSSSMQIHHSSNKSPTSTTNAWSLESSSSTSSTNQAHNDSNRCLNMTFGPTRNLWSPSQLTRPVASVPRENSQPSGLCMPSPKFGFFDEDMSVVRTFDGNSSQSQKPGISACIDDKGKNAEASTKVKRARSPLCTVNVSRDSMKTRLIPSSRINPRYAASLHKEKTASYGASDTRKDGFDVQSKYLTDKSIEIDRKVCSKLRKVGAGEHDRKKVGLVNGIVKTKVEREKMATKDDKGISTGTTIITPRSQASRGRLYESSQSMSLHFTLQSQASRGRLYESSQSMSLRLTPSRNKGTTSTSKSRKQENEVNDLSRYLELIDLNDGTKTQLKQRKSFSRMRTPLVEKKSVCNRSATLMGSDMVK, via the exons ATGGAAATGGAATGTCATGGAGAAAAGAATAAGAGAAGCTTTAGTTATAATATTGGAGATCAAAAGCTTCGGCTAATTGATATCTCCTCAGAAGAAGATTGTCTAATTGATTCTCCTTTGTTTGATTCACTTGAAGATCTTCGCCTTTCAG TAACATGGGACAATATAAATGAGAATGGTCAGAGTTCAAATTTATCAAGAACTGCCGCAAAGAAAGATAAATCAACCCAAGTGAACCAGCAGAATGAGCTAAAGCATTTGTCTGCTGCATCTATTCAGCCAGGAAGACCGAGTTACTTGTGCAAAAGTTCAGCTTGGGATAATGCCTTCTTCACTAGTGCAG GTCTTCTCGATCCATATGAACTATCATCGATGAACAAAGAGCTTGACACATTAGAggatcatcccttgcctttcatCCTAGAAGATGTACATGCTCGGAGGCCAGTCCTACCGTCTATTTCAACTATCGGGACTGGCTCTAGAGACATG ATCGACCATGGTCTAGTTTCCAAAAGGAAAAACATCAACGATGCCAGAGCAGATAGAAGTAAAACACAG AAACCTAGTAAAAGAACAGAGTGTGATTCACTAGAACTCAAGCTTCCAAAGGTGCCACGAGCAAGCAAAAGTGCTTCAACTTGGCAAAGCAAACTATTATCACCACACACGTACTCTGTGGATATTGGATGCAGGAAGAGAACTGGACCTG GACGAGATTTAATGGTGACAAATTCTACTGCTCACTCTTCAATCACCTCTTGTCCTTTGTATGCGACATCTGCTTATTCTAGGAAACGAGGAGAAACCGGAAAGACTAAACTCTCTGCCTCTGATTCGAGATCAAAGACTCTCATAAGATCATCAGCAAAGAGTAAAAAGTTTGAAAGTCTTAGTTCCTCAATGCAAATTCATCATTCCTCTAATAAATCACCTACTAGTACTACAAATGCATGGTCCTTGGAATCATCATCTTCAACTTCTAGCACCAATCAAGCTCATAATGATTCAAATCGTTGCCTTAATATGACATTTGGACCAACTCGGAACTTATGGTCTCCAAGTCAGCTTACACGACCTGTTGCTTCAGTGCCAAGGGAGAATTCCCAACCATCCGGTCTTTGTATGCCATCTCCAAAATTTGGCTTCTTCGATGAG GATATGTCAGTGGTGAGAACTTTCGATGGAAATTCTAGTCAATCACAGAAGCCAGGAATATCAGCATGTATAGATGATAAAGGCAAAAATGCTGAAGCATCAACTAAAGTTAAACGAGCTAGAAGTCCGCTATGCACCGTCAATGTATCCCGAGATTCGATGAAAACAAGACTaattccaagttcaagaatcaatcccCGATATGCTGCATCGTTACACAAGGAAAAAACTGCTTCTTATGGAGCATCTGATACGCGAAAAGATGGCTTTGATGTACAGTCTAAGTATCTGACAGATAAATCTATAGAAATTGACAGAAAAGTTTGCTCAAAGTTGAGAAAAGTTGGTGCCGGAGAACATGACAGAAAAAAGGTTGGACTAGTCAATGGGATAGTAAAGACCAAGGTAGAAAGAGAGAAGATGGCCACGAAAGACGACAAGGGGATCAGCACTGGAACAACAATCATTACACCTCGATCTCAAGCAAGTCGAGGTCGGTTGTATGAATCCTCACAGTCCATGTCACTCCATTTTACACTTCAGTCTCAAGCAAGTCGAGGTCGGTTGTATGAATCCTCACAGTCCATGTCACTCCGTTTAACCCCGTCTCGGAACAAGGGGACTACAAGCacttcaaaatcaagaaaacagGAAAACGAAGTTAATGATTTGAGTAGATACTTGGAGCTCATTGATTTGAATGATGGAACAAAAACACAGCTTAAACAGAGAAAGAGTTTTTCTCGTATGAGAACTCCATTGGTTGAGAAAAAATCTGTTTGCAACAGAAGTGCAACTCTCATGGGATCAGATATGGTTAAGTAG